acaaaaatggggtattcttggaaaacatttttaaaaccatcctaaaattaaataaaaaatcttccaaGCACGAGCACAGGAGGTcatcccatttatttatgtattctttaatttctttcaggaccattttattgtttttatttataagtcTTTTGATGGCAATAAGTAACCAATCATTCACCCCAGCGAATAAATCCCCTTAAACACTGCCACTGCTATTCCATACTTGATTGAGAGATGTACAGCTTGAGAAGAAATGTAGAGCATAGTAATACAAAGGAGAATTTAAAACTTGCCTTATCATAGTCGAGGTCATCTTTGACTCCAAGGCCGTATTAAGTCATTCTACTtttttgaatttctgtttccGTGTAGACTCCACTGGTAGACAAGTTTTGGATAATCAGTTCACCAGTGACTAAGGTAAGCACTGGGGACATAGAGCCTGAGAAGAAGATGGGATCCTAATTCGGAGAAAAAAGCTAATGGTCTCTTATAAAACACACTTTTCTGTTCATCAGGAAGAGCAGTTATTGTAGTGatatacaaaagaatgacagACACAAAGTGAAAAACTGTGGTATCAGatttagaatagaatagaatagaattgaataaaacggaatagaatagaaatgaaCTACTGATCAAACTGAATTTTTTCCATCAGAGTGGTAACAAATGAATATTCTTTTAGGAAAACTAAGGACATATTAAATGGGGTAATTTTTGTCATTTGGGAATAAATTATTCTTAAGAAATCCAAGCAGTTCCATTAGATAAATGGGAATTCCTAAGTTTTCCATATCACAGGTTGGGAATCAATTTACAAAtaaaggtaaaagatctgtacactgaataGAAGGtttacgaaagaaattgaagaagacaaaaagaaatggaaaaacattccatgctcagtgATTggtagaaataaaggaagaaaatgaaggaataatgATTGCATAtcagagaaaggtaaaaaaaaaaaaagttttttaaataagtaagtaaattgTACTGAgtagttgaaaaaataaaaattccaggaaataaatgaaagaagcacTCTCTATAACCACAATttgctttaaacacacacacacacacacacacacacacacacacaacttattCATTTAAGACCATGAGGCCTGCAATCATGGGAAATTCTTCAACCCCAGGACAATTGGAACTTTTATAGCTACCATCCCAGAGAATCTCCTCAGAGCCTCCTTTATGTctctgttcctcaggctgtagatgaaaGGGTTCAGCATGGGTGTGACCACCGTGTACATCACCGAGGCTGTGGCACTCGAGTGGGAGCTCTGGGTAGCAGCAGAGCTAAGGTACACTCCCAGGCCAGTACAATAAAATAGAGAGACAAGGGAGAGGTGAGATGCACAGGTGGAAAATGCTTTATACTTCCCCTGAGCTGATGAGATTCTCTGTATGCAGAAAGCTATCTTGGAGTAAGAGTAAAGGATCCCAATGAAGGGACCACCACCCAGCAGCATAGCTGCAAGATACATCACCAAGTTATTAAAAAAGGTGTCAGAACAAGCCAGTTGGGTCATCTGATTGAGTTCACAAAAAAAGTGGGGGATTTCTACCTCTGTACAGAAGGACAGCTGCAACACCATTAAGGTTTGTAACAAGGAATGCAGGACACTCATGATCCAGGACACCAGAACCAGCAGTCCACAGAGCTGGGGTTTCATCATGACTGTGTAGTGTAGggggtgacagatggccacaaaCCTGTCATAGGCCATCATGGTCAGGAGATACATGTCCAACActgaaaagattaagaaaaagtcCATCTGTGTGATGCAGTCGTCATAGGTTATAACTTTACTCTGAGTCTGGATGTTCACCAGCATCTTCGGGATGATTGTGGAGGTGATGCAGATGTCTACAAAGGACAGGTTGgcgaggaagaagtacatggggtgtggaggtgggagtcAGAGCTGACGGCCAGGAGGATGAGCAGGTTCCCAAACACAGTGATCAGGTACATGGAGAGGAAAAGCCCAAATATGAGGGGCTGAAGTTCTGGTCCCTCTgaaaatcccagaaggagaaattCTAATAGTCGTGTATCATTTCCTGGTTCCATGAGGTTGAACTGGCCCCcggaaagaggaaagagatatCATCAATTTTCACCTGAAGGCATGACTCACATAGTTGAAAGGGTCCAATTTATATTGTGCAGTCAAGAAGTTAATTTCATTGTCTTGTGTATGGATTGCCCCCTTGAAAGGATTCCCTCTCATTACATCTCTGATTAGGCATTTTGGTCTCATTCTCCGCATTCCCCAACAGAGGTCGTGCATTTTACTCTTTTACTAAGAATATCTTTCCTGCATTGGAGGAGTATGTACTGAGTGTCaaatatgttccaggcactgtctAGGCCATGAGCACGGGATACTGAAAACCAAAAGCCACTATAATCTAATGATGGAGAGTgattagaaacaaataaaaatattaataagacaTCAGAGGGTGTTAAGAACTTTGAGGAAACCAGGGTCAGTGTAAAGCAGAGTGTGGTGAACAGGTGACCTTAGAACAGACCTcaaggaaaggaaggcaggagcccagagcctgtctgGGGAAGTGTGTGCTGGCCGAGGGAATGGCCTCTGCTAAGGCCCCGAGGATGATCCTACTTCGAGCTATTTGGGTCCAAAACAGGAAGCATGTTTGGGAATGGAGAATTACCAGGAGAGATATCAGAGTTGGTGTCAGGCAATTTCAAAGAAATAGGTGGCCTCGTTGCTGGTTCCCCTTCAAGAGAAAGGAGTCCCTCACCCACGCTatatatttcttgtattttagaATCTACTTGCAAAGGCATCCTTTAAATTGACatagatggggcgcctgagtggcgcagtcggttaagcgtccgacttcagctcaggtcacgatctcgcggtccgtgagttcaagccccgcgtcgggctctgggctgatggctcaaagcctggagcctgtttccgattctgtgtctccctctctctctgcccctcccctgttcatgctctgtctctctctgtctcaaaaataaataaacgttaaattgaCATAGAGCCCCTACTGAACACCATGTGTTGATTTCTGGCCTCTGTGTTACAAGAGTCATCTTGGAATATATTAGACCATATACCTCTGCTCTGTGTATGTATCCCATTCCAcaaggtgcacacacacacaccccaaatcaTTGCTCTCTGGGCTGTGTTCTTTCCATGAGTTCTCAACCCTCACCCCAACAATTAAGCTCGGAGTGGCTCTAACTCAAGATACCCAGATCCATATCATTCCCCTAAACAATCTAAATGGTACCTGAATTTCAATGAATAAGCTTCCCAAGAATAAATACAATCACCAGTCTCACCTGGATGGGAGCTCTGAGGGAGAGGTGCCCATGCGGCAGTCTGAATTTCCCCTGGATGGTTGGTTATTGATGGCGGCTAAACTCTGTCCCCACACAAGACAGCAGGAAGGAGGCTAGCGTGAGTCTCCCAGCCAAGCTTCAGACTCCAGAAGCAGCAACCAGGTTCCATCAGGTGGTACAAGCAGAGGGACTTCACACAGGAGATACTtacagtttcctcttctgttgaGAGGGCACGTTTCCCTCCCACTCCTCTGACCTACAGCACATGATTTCCTGGGGGACACTGGTGTGGACACAAGGGAGAGTTTTCATGGAGATTGTGTTCCCAATAGACCAGGTTATAACCATGCATATCCGGGGTTGATTAATCCTTCCTTGTGCACACCTCTGCTCCCAGAGTACAGACCTCCCAGCATCTTACCCCAAGCCTGATTTCAGCATTTCCCCAAAGTCTAGGACTAGCAATCTGTCTGGATTACACTCCTTGGACCTCCAAAATACCACGTGCTGATTGAGTTGTGACCTCTGTGTTACAAAAGTCACCTTGGAATATATATTAGACCATGTACCTCTTGTGgtggagacacagccctgccatCTATAGAacattcttgttttccttttaaacaagGAGGGCAACTAAGTTCCTTGATACAAACCCCAAGGACTACATACCTCAGCTTCATGACACATTTGCCAAACATTTAGGAATTGCATACTATGTCACAAGTTAAGAGCTGCTCTTTAGCCCCTCTTTGTGAGGCTTTTGTTAGTTGTATGGCATATgtttagatacttttttttaaatatgaaatttattgtcaaattggtttccatacaacacccaggtctcatcccaacaggtgccctcctcaatacccatcacccaccctcccctccctcccaccccccatcaaccttcagtttgttctcagttttttagagtctcttacgatttggctccctccctctctaacttttttttcttcacctcccccctggtcttctgttaagtttctcgggatccacataagagtgaaaacataaggtatctgtctttctctgtatgacttgtttcacttagcatcacactctccacttccatccacgttgctacaaaaggccagatttcattctttctcattgccacgtagtattccatcgtgtgtataaaccacaatttctttatccatttgtcagttgatggacatttaggttctttccaatatttggctattgttgagagtgctgctataaacattggggtacaagtgcccctatgcatcagcactcctggatcccttgggtaaattcctagcagtgttattgctgggtcatagggtagatctatttttatagatattttttgGTTGGAAAAGTTTGGAATATAAAAGTAAACAGATTCTTCCCTGTAGTTTCTGGAAGGAACCAAGCCTTGCAAACATCTTCATATTAGCCCAATGAGAGCTACTTCAGCTTCTGATTCACAGAATTATAAGAacataatgtgtttatttttatattaatttaatttaatttaatttaatttatttatttttgaaatagagagaaaaggcacaagtgagcaaagggcaaagagagaatcccatgaggggcagagaaagagagagagagagaggtgggagagagaagtggggctcacctgacatggggctcaagatcatgagccctgagatcacggctgagccaaaatcagatgcttaattgactgaaccatcCATGCATCCAGCATAAATGTTTTAGAACACTAATGTAGTCATTTTACATTAGCATTAGGACTTTAATACAATTTTCCCAATTAAGTTTTGTTAAGACCCTGAGATTAAGcttcttcattcatccatttaactTCCCCTGGGTAAAGGCATTTTGTGTTGTAATCCCATCTTcatgtaaaagaagaaatgtagaaTCAATTAGGAGTTATTAATCCTCTTTAACTGGTAAAGAATTTCTCAATGCATAAATT
This sequence is a window from Prionailurus bengalensis isolate Pbe53 chromosome A2, Fcat_Pben_1.1_paternal_pri, whole genome shotgun sequence. Protein-coding genes within it:
- the LOC122486372 gene encoding LOW QUALITY PROTEIN: olfactory receptor-like protein OLF4 (The sequence of the model RefSeq protein was modified relative to this genomic sequence to represent the inferred CDS: inserted 1 base in 1 codon) translates to MEPGNDTRLLEFLLLGFSEGPELQPLIFGLFLSMYLITVFGNLLILLAVSSDSHLHXPMYFFLANLSFVDICITSTIIPKMLVNIQTQSKVITYDDCITQMDFFLIFSVLDMYLLTMMAYDRFVAICHPLHYTVMMKPQLCGLLVLVSWIMSVLHSLLQTLMVLQLSFCTEVEIPHFFCELNQMTQLACSDTFFNNLVMYLAAMLLGGGPFIGILYSYSKIAFCIQRISSAQGKYKAFSTCASHLSLVSLFYCTGLGVYLSSAATQSSHSSATASVMYTVVTPMLNPFIYSLRNRDIKEALRRFSGMVAIKVPIVLGLKNFP